CCTGAGTTTTCATGGGCGACTCCCGCACTGCTTTGTTGTTGGATAGGCGCGCTGGCCAGGCTGGCCAGCGTTATGCCTTCAGTCAGCAGTGAAGCTCTGGCGGTTCGCCGGCGGTAGGTCGTAAGTTGGTATTAATACGGGGGAATAAGGCGCTGACGGCGCTGGAAAGCCTATGAAATTCAGTGAGTTGTGAGGGCAGCCCGAATGGCTGACCGAAAGGTTTAATACCATGTCATTAGTACAAGGAAGCGCTGGCTGAGAGCGGCTACTCCGCCACCTGGAACTCGACCCGTGCCGTCTCGCCGCTCTCATCCAACGCACTCAACTCGATGCGTCCTGACTGCTCGAAACGCACCAGCAGGCTGTCCTGCCCTTCGGTCTCGCCCAGCGGCCGGCCATTGAGGAACCACCAGCGCCGCCCAGCCCCACCCAGTGCCGATACGTGCAGTTGCAGTGGCTCGTGACTGGTGAGCGGCCGGCGCAAGTTGTCGCCTGCGCGCACACCGACGATCGACAGCGGCGGCGCGCTGGGCGGCACCTGCGGTGGACAGGCAGGATCGACCATCGGCAGCCGCGCACTACGCCGCTCTACCCGTGGCAGCCAAGGTTCCAGAGGCGCAGGCCAGAGGGCAATTTCCAGTGCTTTCGCCCCAGGACAGCTGGCATCGACCCGCAAGCCGCGCTCATTGACCCATACCGTTTCCCGCAGGCCCAACCCCAGCGGCTGGTCGGCAGCCTGCAAGGTCGGCGGCGTGGTGCCGTCGAGGGTCCAGGCAAAACGCTGGCGGCGGCATTGCGGGTCCTGACGATTCATCGGCTGCCCCAGCGGCCAGCAGATCGCTGCCACGCCGACACTGCCCGGCACGTTCTCCACGGGCACGGCAACACCGCGCTGGCTGTCGCGATTGCTCAGCAGGTCGTGCACCTGCAGCATCAGCGGCGCTGCCGAAGCCAGGCCGAACTGGCCCGGCACTGGCGTGCCATCGGGCCTGCCTATCCAAACGCCAATGATGTACCGCGGGCCGACCCCGACCGACCAGGCATCGCGAAAGCCATAGCTGGTGCCAGTCTTCCAGGCCAGTTGCGGGCGCTGCACCAGCTCGGCGTGCGGGTCGCGGTCCGGACGTGCCTGGCCGCTGAGAATACGCCGCACGATCCACGCCGAACCCGGCGACAACAGGCGCCGCTCCAGCAGCGGGTCCTGGGGCTGCAGGCGGATCTTCGCGCTCTTGCCTTCACGCGCCAGCGCGGCATAGCCACCCACCAGGTCCTCCAGGCGGCTGCCCGCGCCGCCGAGAATCAGCGACAGGTTCGGCTCGGCCAGTGGCGGCAGTATCAGCGGCACCCCACCGATACGCATCTGCGCGGCAAAGCGTTTGGGCCCATAGGCCTCGAGCAACTGAACCGCTGGCAGGTTGAGCGACAACGCCAGCGCCGAACTGGCCGACACCGGCCCACTGAAGCCCATCGAGAAGTTGCCCGGACGATAGTCGCCATAGCGACGCGGCACATCCTGCAACAGCGATTCGGAGTGGATCAGTCCATCGTCCAGGGCCATGCCATAGAGAAACGGCTTGAGGGTCGAGCCTGGCGAGCGCAGGGCATGCACCATGTCGACATGGCCGAAGCGGCGCTCATCGCCCAGGTCGATGGAGCCCAGGTAGGCACGCACCGCCATGGTCTGCGCCTCGACCACCAGGATTGCCGCCGAGGTGCGCTCGGGCAAGCGTGCACGCCAACCGAGCAGCAGGTCTTCGAGACGACGCTGCAACGATGCATCGAGCGTGGTGCGGATCAGCGTCGGGCTGTCCGCCGTGTTCAGCCGCCGAGCCAGCAGTGGCGCCAGCGCCGGCTCCTGGCGTGGGGCGAGCAGCAAAGGCTCCTCGCGCGCCTCGGCAATCCGCTGCTCAGGCCACACCTGGTAATCGGCCAGGCGTTGCAGCACCTTGTCGCGGGCACGCTGCGCACGCTCGGGATGGCGATCCGGGCGCAGGCGGCTGGGCGCCTGGGGCAGTACGGCGAGCAATGCCGCCTCGGCAGGCGTGAGGTGCTTGGGCGACTTGCCCAGGTAGGCCCAACTGGCGGCAGCGACGCCCTGCAGGGTGCCGCCGAAGGGCGCGCGATCGAGGTAGATCTGCAGGATCTCGCGCTTGGACAGGTGCCATTCAAGTTGCGCCGTACGCCACAGCTGACGCAGCTTGCCGGCCAGGGTGCGATCATGGGGGTCGAGCAAACGTGCCACCTGCATCGACAGCGTGCTGCCGCCGGACACCACGCGTCCGCCACGCAGGTTCAGCCAGGCCGCGCGCGCCAGGGCCAGCGGGTTGACCCCGGGATGGTCGTAGAACCAGCGATCCTCGTAGGTGAGCAGCGCCTCCAGATACAAGGGCGATACCTCCTCGGGGCTGACCGGATAGCGCCACACGCCGTCGGCATCGGCGAAGCGCCACAGCGGCGTGCCGTCCTCGGCGAGCACCACCCGCGCCAGGTCGTCGCCCGGCATCGGCAACGGCCACAGGCGATCCGCCAGCCACAGCAAGACGACGCTCGACAACACAGTAATGCCGATACCACGCAAGATCCTTGCGCTGCGCGTACGCGGGCGAACTAT
The Pseudomonas putida genome window above contains:
- the pbpC gene encoding peptidoglycan glycosyltransferase PbpC (penicillin-binding protein 1C) yields the protein MPGASIVRPRTRSARILRGIGITVLSSVVLLWLADRLWPLPMPGDDLARVVLAEDGTPLWRFADADGVWRYPVSPEEVSPLYLEALLTYEDRWFYDHPGVNPLALARAAWLNLRGGRVVSGGSTLSMQVARLLDPHDRTLAGKLRQLWRTAQLEWHLSKREILQIYLDRAPFGGTLQGVAAASWAYLGKSPKHLTPAEAALLAVLPQAPSRLRPDRHPERAQRARDKVLQRLADYQVWPEQRIAEAREEPLLLAPRQEPALAPLLARRLNTADSPTLIRTTLDASLQRRLEDLLLGWRARLPERTSAAILVVEAQTMAVRAYLGSIDLGDERRFGHVDMVHALRSPGSTLKPFLYGMALDDGLIHSESLLQDVPRRYGDYRPGNFSMGFSGPVSASSALALSLNLPAVQLLEAYGPKRFAAQMRIGGVPLILPPLAEPNLSLILGGAGSRLEDLVGGYAALAREGKSAKIRLQPQDPLLERRLLSPGSAWIVRRILSGQARPDRDPHAELVQRPQLAWKTGTSYGFRDAWSVGVGPRYIIGVWIGRPDGTPVPGQFGLASAAPLMLQVHDLLSNRDSQRGVAVPVENVPGSVGVAAICWPLGQPMNRQDPQCRRQRFAWTLDGTTPPTLQAADQPLGLGLRETVWVNERGLRVDASCPGAKALEIALWPAPLEPWLPRVERRSARLPMVDPACPPQVPPSAPPLSIVGVRAGDNLRRPLTSHEPLQLHVSALGGAGRRWWFLNGRPLGETEGQDSLLVRFEQSGRIELSALDESGETARVEFQVAE